The Candidatus Cloacimonadota bacterium sequence TGGAGGCGAGGTTGGCCTGGTTTTCCTCAGCTGTAAGCTGGTCCAGGTTCGAGGCTATGCGGTCCACCTTATCCACTATGGACACTGCTTTGCCTGAGATCTCGTCGAGCTCTGTGGCGCCGGTTTTGATGAAGCTGCCGGGTTTCAGGTTTTTCGCCCCATTGGTCCCGCCGCGGATCTCCACCGCTTTGGTGCCGGTGATGCCCACATACACCAGAACCGCCTCGCTGTCCTCTTTCAGCGGCGTGCCGGGGTCGATGCCCAGGGTCAGGATCACGCTTTGAACGTCCTTCGGATCTATCGCCACCTTGTCCACGATGCCGATGGGGATGCCTCTGTAATAGACTGAAGCGCCGGCCTGGAGGCCGAACACCGACTGGTTGGTGAAGCGCAGGAAATAGGTCTCGCGCTTGAGGGTGAGCTGTTTGCCGATCACCAGCGCGAAGAACAGGCCGATCAGGGCGATGCCGGTCAGCACAAAGATGCCGAGCCTGATCCGGGCGGATTTGGCAGCCATGATACCTCCCGTCAGGGATTGAAAGTGATGTCTCCCGTGAGCAGCTTGCTTTTCACGTGCACCGGATTCTCCGCGGTCAAACTCACCTTGCCTTCGCAGATCACATCTTCGCCAAAACTGATGTCGCCGCTGATCTTAAGCCCAGAGCAGCCCACCAGCGAGGGAATGCCATCGCGGAAGCGTTCCAGCAGTTGGTCGATCCTGCCGTAGTGGCGTTCGTCCAGCTCGATCGGGGGAATGGATTCCACCCCGCGGCGCGTGACCACCTGATACTGGTCGTTGAGCTCATAGAGGTCGCTCCAGATGGCCAGCAGATCGTTGTTTTTCTTCACCGGGGCGAATCTGGAACGCGGCACCATCACTGCCTGAGCGCCGTTGAACACGCCGATCGCCGCTCCCATGGCGGTTTCCAGCTGATAGACCGGAGTGCCGTCCACGGTTTTTGGGTTCACGATCAACGGCAGGGGCATGATCCCGTCGCCGGCGATCAGATTCCACTGCAGGGCCTTGAGGTCGATCCAGAGGTTGTTGGTGTTGAAATATTGGTAAAGTTCCACGTTTTGGAACTCGTCCAGCTCTTCGGGAGGGCATTGCGCCACTTCCCGCAGCATCAGCCGGCCCTGTTTGTCCTGGCAGAGGTGCCCACCCTTTTTGTCCGCTTCGGTCCGGGCGCAAACCTCCATCAGGAAATGGATGTCGTTGGCTTCCATATAGGCCGGGATGCAGGTGTCGACGGTCGCGCCGAGGTTGTCGGAATTGGACACGAAGGCGTAGCGGTATCCGGCGTCGATCATTCTGTCCAGCAGGCCGGAAGAGCTCAGTGCGGCGTAGATGTCACCGTGTCCGGGCGGGTTCCACATCAAGTCAGGATCATCGTTCTCGTAGGGTTTCAGGTTGTCCTGCCGGATGCGGGGGAATCTGTTTTGCAGAAAGGACACCGGCAGCTTCTGCCGGGCGAGGTCCGGGTATTTTTCCAAATACTGCAGGGTGTCGGCCTCGGTGCTGTAGCTGTTCATGAACATCAGCAGCACTTCATAGCCGGTTCCGGAGCGCAGGGCCAGCACCTGGCGGGTGATTATGTCCAGGAAGTTCATGTTGCCTTTCACCGGTAGCAGGCTTTTCGCGGCGCTGAGGCCCATGCTGGTGCCGAGGCCGCCGTTCAGCTTGATTACGGCGATGCTTTTCAGGATGCTCTGCTTGCGGTACTGGATCAGGGCGGAGTGGTCGATCACGCTGGAAGGCGCGGGGGGATCGATCGTGCCGCGCGGGATCACGCCCAGAGCGCCGGCTTCCAGCTGTTTGTAGTAGGCGCTGAAAGTGCGGATCAGGCTTTCCGCCAGCCCCGCGGCTTTCATTTGCTTCACAAAGAGGTTCAACATCCGAAGGTCCTTTCTCGTTTTATTTGCCCGGGTCCTGCTTCAACACAGCCTCGAGCATGGCCTCATCCACAGGGGTGGGAACGGTGATGTGCCCTTCGCCGCCATGTTTTGCGTTCCAGGCCTGAACGGTTTCGATGGCGTTCGGATTGCGAGCCCAGCCGCGCCTGCCCACGCCTCCCATCACATCCCAGGAGAGCGCTGAGCGCACCACCTGGTCCATGTGTTCGCTACCATCCAGAACGATGCCGTTGCCGCCGTTGATGGAGCGGCCGATGCCCACTCCGCCGCCATTGGAAAGCACCACCAGACTCATGCCGCGGGCGATGTTTCCGGCGAAGCAGTGGGTGGCCATGTCCGCCATCACATTGCTGCCGTCGCGGATGTTGGCGGTTTCGCGGAAAGGCGAGTCCGTGCCGGAGGTGTCGTGGTGATCACGGCCCAGCATCACGGGGCCGATCTTGCCTGCGCGCACCATTTGGTTGAATTTCAGCGCGATGCGCACCCGCCCTTCCTCGTCCGCGTAGAGGATGCGGGCTTTGGTGCCCACCACCAGTTGGTTGGCGCCGGCTTCGGCGATCCAGTGGTGGTTGTCGCGGTCCATGGCGTTGCGGCTGGGGTCGATCAGTTCGTGCGCGGCCCGGTCGGTGAGCTCCAGATCGCTTTCCCTGCCGCTGAGGCAGACCCAGCGGAAGGGTCCGTAGCCAAAATCGAAGCAGAGCGGCCCCATGATGTCCTCCACATAGGAGGGGAAGATGAAGCCTTCGCTGGTGTTCACGCCGTTGCGGGCGATCTCTTTCGCCCCGGCATCGAAGACCGAGGCCAGGAAGCTGTTGCCGTAATCCCAGAATCTGGCCCCTTTGGCGCAGAGCCGCTGGATCACGTGGAAATGCCGGAGCAGGGACGCGTCCACGGCCGCTCGGAATTTCGCGGGGTCGTCGGCAAGCAGCTGCCGGCCTTGTTCAAAGCTGTATCCCGCCGGGGTGTAGCCGCCTTCATAAACAGCGTGGCAGGAAGTTTGGTCGGAGAGCAGTTCAGCCTTGATATTGTGCTCGTCCACATATTCCAGCAGATCCACGATGTTGCCGTGATAGGCGATGGAGACAGGTTTGCGGCTGGAGCGGAACTCATCCACCCAGGCGAAGATTTCTTCCGGAGAGCTCGATACACGGCCCACCCAACCCTGCCGGTGTCTGGTCTCGATGCGGCTGGGGTCCACTTCCGCGATCACTCCGATACCGCCGGCGATCTCCACGGCTTTGGACTGAGCGCCGCTCATGCCGCCCAGGCCGGAGGAAATGTAGAGCACCCCGGCCAGATCGCGGTCGGCGGGGATGCCCAGATACTTGCGGCCGGCGTTCAACAGCGTGATGAAGGTCCCGTGCACGATGCCCTGGGGGCCGATATACATCCAACCGCCTGCTGTCATCTGGCCGTAATTGGCCACACCCAGCGCGGTGAGCCGCTGGAAATCCTCCGGATTGTCCCACTTGCCTATCACCAGGCCGTTGGTGGAGATCACCCGCGGGGCCTCCTTGCGGGATGGAAACAGCCCCAAAGGATGGCCGGACTGCACCACCAAAGTCTGTTCGTCGGTGATCGCTTCCAGATACTTCATGATCAGGCGGTACTGCATCCAGTTCTGGAAAACCTGGCCGGTTTCGCCGTAGGTAACCAGTTCATAGGGATAGAGCGCGATGTCGAAGTCCAGGTTGTTGTCGATCATCACCTGCATCGCTCGCCCCGCCACCGTGCCTTTATATGCGTCGATGGGGCGGCCCCAGATCCTGCCGGCGGGACGGTATCTGTAGCCGTAGATCCGGCCGTGTTCTTTCAGCTCCCGCAAAAACTCCGGGGCCAGCCGGCTGTGCAGTTCGGTGGGAATATAACGCAGCGCGTTCATCAGCGCCTGCTTCATTTCATGGGCGCTCAGGGTCATGCCGCGGTGCGGCGCGCGCCTGAATTGCGGCTCAAAAACGGGGTCGGGCGGCAGTACCGCGTCCAGCTTAACTTCAAAAACATTGCCAGATGGCATCGCAAACCTCATCGCTTCTTTTTGGCGGCATCCGCGCCCAACCCCAGGTTCATGCCCATCATCCTGACGAGGACTGAACCGGCTGGCGCCGAAGCACCGAAATTTTTCATTTGCTAAGAATGTCCGCAAGCTTGTTTTTGTCAAGTTAAATGTCTCCCAGCCTCTCAGGATTAGCGGCCCCAAAGCCGTCTCCGCCTGGTTCGATGACTTCCGCGTATCACGGGAAACAGCCGCCCAGAGCCTCTACCTCTGCGACTTCTACTTCAACACCACCATCCCCTTCCTGGAGATCATCAGCGAACAGGACCGCCTCGCCGGGGAACGCAAACTGGTGGACCTGCTGGTAAGCAAATACGGCGGAAAGGCCGGCCACTCCAGCCTGCTCAACTCTTCCCACATGAGAAAGAGGGAGTTCAATGAATGCATCGCGGGATTGATCGACCGGGAGGCGATAAGAGTGGAAGCCTCAGATCGGGTTCATGGACCGGTGGGGAAAATGTATGTTCTATCACCTTTGATCATGGAATCGTGGAAAAAATGACCGACCGAGCGGGGCAGGGGCAACCCTCCCCGCTTTTTAATACGGAACACCAGTTTCAACTGGTCGGACCGCCGGATTTATCCGGAAATCTTCTGCCGCGTACCAGGCCTGTCAGTCCATCGGCTAAAACCGGATGAATCCGGTGGACCGACCGGATAAATCCGGTGTTCCGGTTCCCACGGAATTCGCTGACTGTCCTCTCCTGACGGCTTCGAGAGTTTGATTGACATATATACCGCCATCAGTTCGTCATATTTCTGTTCCATGAACCATTCT is a genomic window containing:
- a CDS encoding urocanate hydratase, translated to MPSGNVFEVKLDAVLPPDPVFEPQFRRAPHRGMTLSAHEMKQALMNALRYIPTELHSRLAPEFLRELKEHGRIYGYRYRPAGRIWGRPIDAYKGTVAGRAMQVMIDNNLDFDIALYPYELVTYGETGQVFQNWMQYRLIMKYLEAITDEQTLVVQSGHPLGLFPSRKEAPRVISTNGLVIGKWDNPEDFQRLTALGVANYGQMTAGGWMYIGPQGIVHGTFITLLNAGRKYLGIPADRDLAGVLYISSGLGGMSGAQSKAVEIAGGIGVIAEVDPSRIETRHRQGWVGRVSSSPEEIFAWVDEFRSSRKPVSIAYHGNIVDLLEYVDEHNIKAELLSDQTSCHAVYEGGYTPAGYSFEQGRQLLADDPAKFRAAVDASLLRHFHVIQRLCAKGARFWDYGNSFLASVFDAGAKEIARNGVNTSEGFIFPSYVEDIMGPLCFDFGYGPFRWVCLSGRESDLELTDRAAHELIDPSRNAMDRDNHHWIAEAGANQLVVGTKARILYADEEGRVRIALKFNQMVRAGKIGPVMLGRDHHDTSGTDSPFRETANIRDGSNVMADMATHCFAGNIARGMSLVVLSNGGGVGIGRSINGGNGIVLDGSEHMDQVVRSALSWDVMGGVGRRGWARNPNAIETVQAWNAKHGGEGHITVPTPVDEAMLEAVLKQDPGK
- a CDS encoding UTP--glucose-1-phosphate uridylyltransferase, with amino-acid sequence MLNLFVKQMKAAGLAESLIRTFSAYYKQLEAGALGVIPRGTIDPPAPSSVIDHSALIQYRKQSILKSIAVIKLNGGLGTSMGLSAAKSLLPVKGNMNFLDIITRQVLALRSGTGYEVLLMFMNSYSTEADTLQYLEKYPDLARQKLPVSFLQNRFPRIRQDNLKPYENDDPDLMWNPPGHGDIYAALSSSGLLDRMIDAGYRYAFVSNSDNLGATVDTCIPAYMEANDIHFLMEVCARTEADKKGGHLCQDKQGRLMLREVAQCPPEELDEFQNVELYQYFNTNNLWIDLKALQWNLIAGDGIMPLPLIVNPKTVDGTPVYQLETAMGAAIGVFNGAQAVMVPRSRFAPVKKNNDLLAIWSDLYELNDQYQVVTRRGVESIPPIELDERHYGRIDQLLERFRDGIPSLVGCSGLKISGDISFGEDVICEGKVSLTAENPVHVKSKLLTGDITFNP